One window of the Mycobacterium xenopi genome contains the following:
- a CDS encoding TetR/AcrR family transcriptional regulator yields the protein MANVERRRPGRPAGSSDTRERILKSARELFARNGIHKTSIRAVAAAAGVDSALVHHYFGTKERLFAAAVRIPIDPMEIIGPLREVPVDDLGYQLPATLLPLWDSELGAGVIATIRSVLAGSEVNLIRSFIEDVIAVEIGSRVDDPPGSGIIRIQFVASQLVGVVMARYILELEPFKSLPPERIARTIAPNLQRYLTGELPAWPAP from the coding sequence TTGGCCAACGTCGAACGCCGACGGCCGGGGCGGCCGGCCGGAAGCTCAGACACCCGGGAGCGAATCCTGAAGAGTGCGCGAGAGCTCTTTGCGCGCAATGGGATTCATAAGACGTCGATTCGGGCGGTGGCCGCGGCGGCGGGCGTGGATTCTGCCTTGGTACACCACTACTTCGGCACGAAGGAACGGCTGTTCGCCGCCGCTGTCCGCATTCCGATCGACCCGATGGAGATCATCGGACCGCTTCGCGAGGTGCCAGTCGACGACCTCGGCTACCAGCTGCCGGCGACGTTGTTGCCGCTGTGGGACTCCGAGCTCGGTGCGGGTGTCATCGCCACAATTCGCTCAGTCCTGGCCGGCTCCGAGGTGAATCTCATCCGTTCGTTCATCGAAGACGTGATCGCGGTGGAGATCGGAAGCCGCGTCGACGATCCGCCCGGCAGCGGAATCATCCGAATCCAGTTCGTCGCATCGCAATTGGTCGGGGTGGTGATGGCGCGCTACATCCTGGAATTGGAACCGTTCAAATCGCTGCCGCCCGAACGAATCGCGCGCACCATCGCGCCGAACCTGCAGCGCTACCTCACCGGGGAGCTGCCGGCCTGGCCCGCGCCATGA
- a CDS encoding Trm112 family protein: MIDETLLSILVCPADRGPLLLVDKPDGPRLYNPRLRRAYRIEDGIPVLLVDEAESVSDDEHLRLMARARPAAPR, encoded by the coding sequence ATGATCGACGAAACGCTACTGAGCATTCTGGTCTGCCCCGCCGACCGCGGGCCACTGCTGCTGGTCGACAAACCCGACGGCCCGCGGCTGTACAACCCGCGCCTGCGCCGCGCCTACCGCATCGAGGACGGGATCCCGGTGCTGCTGGTCGACGAAGCCGAGTCGGTGAGCGACGACGAGCACCTGCGGCTCATGGCGCGGGCCAGGCCGGCAGCTCCCCGGTGA
- a CDS encoding ABC transporter permease, with the protein MQGYTATTARILRQLAADHRSVAMILLVPVLVITLMYFMFENAPHRPGSPSPFNNACLILLGLFPLFLMFVITSITMQRERASGTLERILTTPLRRLDLLIAYGTAFSIAAATQAVLACVVSFWFLGFDTAGSPLWVFVIAIINAVLGVGLGLLCSAFARTEFQAVQFIPLVMVPQLLLAGIIVPRGLMATWLQWISNVLPAGYALEALQQVGAHAELTGTAVRDMAVVLGFAVTALCLAAATLRRRTP; encoded by the coding sequence CTGCAGGGCTATACCGCCACCACGGCGCGGATTCTGCGTCAACTGGCAGCCGATCACCGCAGCGTGGCGATGATCCTGCTGGTGCCGGTCCTGGTCATCACGCTGATGTACTTCATGTTCGAAAACGCTCCGCATCGACCGGGCAGCCCGTCGCCGTTCAACAACGCCTGCCTGATCCTGCTGGGCCTGTTCCCGCTCTTCTTGATGTTCGTGATCACGTCGATCACAATGCAGCGCGAACGGGCCTCGGGAACGCTGGAGCGGATTCTGACCACCCCGCTGCGGCGGCTCGATCTGCTGATCGCCTACGGGACGGCGTTTTCGATTGCAGCTGCCACGCAAGCCGTTTTGGCCTGCGTCGTGTCGTTTTGGTTCCTCGGCTTCGACACCGCCGGGAGTCCACTGTGGGTGTTTGTGATCGCGATCATCAACGCCGTGCTCGGCGTCGGGCTGGGCTTGTTGTGTAGCGCGTTCGCCCGCACCGAATTTCAGGCTGTGCAGTTCATCCCGCTGGTCATGGTGCCGCAGCTACTGCTGGCCGGCATCATCGTGCCGCGAGGCCTGATGGCGACTTGGCTGCAATGGATCAGCAACGTCTTGCCCGCCGGCTACGCGTTGGAGGCGCTTCAGCAGGTGGGCGCGCATGCGGAGCTGACGGGCACCGCGGTGCGCGACATGGCGGTGGTGCTGGGCTTTGCGGTCACGGCCTTGTGCCTAGCCGCGGCGACGCTGCGGCGGCGGACCCCGTAG
- a CDS encoding acyl-CoA synthetase has protein sequence MRPVERLMATAQNGLEVLRLGGLETGTASSPFQIIESVSMYKLRRYFPPDTRPGQPPAGPPVLLVHPMMMSANMWDVTRQEGAVGILHAAGLDPWVIDFGEPDKVEGGMRRNLADHVVALSQAVDTTADVTGQDVHLAGYSQGGMFCYQAAAYRHSKTIASIVTFGSPVDTLAALPMGVPPNLAATAANFMADHVFNRLAIPSWLARTGFQLLDPLKTAKARIDFLRQLHDREALLPREPQRRFLESEGWIAWSGPAVSELLKQFIAHNRMMTGGFAINGQLVTLTDITCPVLAFVGEVDDIGQPPAVRGIRRAAPNADVYEYTLRAGHFGLVVGSKAAQQTWPTVAAWVLWISGSGDKPADITPMVERPVEPTQSGVALRSRVVHGVGEASEMALTLARGAADAVVAANKSVRTLAAETVRTLPRLARLGQINDHTRISLGRIIDEQAHDSPHGEFLLFDGRVHTYEAVNRRINNVVRGLIEVGVRQGDHVGVLMETRPSALVAIAALSRLGAVAVLMQPDSDLVAEARIGGVSEIIADPTNLDTARQLPGHVLVLGGGESRDLHLPEDADVIDMEKIDPDAVELPAWYRQNPGLARDLAFIGFTTTASGELVAKQITNYRWALSAFGTASTAALGQGDTVYCLTPLHHESGLLVSLGGAVVGGARIALSRGLRPDRFVAEVRQYGVTVVSYTWAMLREVVDDRAFALHGNHPVRLFIGSGMPTGLWQRVIDAFAPAHVVEFFATTDGQAVLANVSGAKIGSKGRPLPGAGHVELGAYDAEHDLILENDRGFVQVADTDEVGVLLAQPRGPIDPSASVKRGVFAPADTWISTEYLFRRDADGDYWLVGRRGSVIRTARGIVYCEPITDALGFINGVDLAVTYGVPVRGRQVAVSAVTLRPGASITAADLTEAIAKMPPIGVGPDIVHVVPEMTLSATYRPTVSALRAAGIPKPGRHAWYFDPAANQFRRLTAAARTELGGTH, from the coding sequence ATGCGGCCGGTCGAGCGTCTGATGGCGACGGCGCAGAACGGCCTGGAGGTCTTGCGCCTGGGTGGGCTGGAGACCGGCACGGCGTCGTCGCCCTTTCAGATCATCGAAAGCGTATCCATGTACAAGCTGCGGCGCTATTTCCCGCCGGACACGCGTCCCGGCCAACCGCCGGCTGGCCCTCCGGTGCTGTTGGTGCATCCGATGATGATGTCGGCCAACATGTGGGACGTCACCCGGCAGGAAGGCGCGGTCGGCATTCTGCATGCGGCGGGGCTGGATCCGTGGGTCATCGACTTCGGCGAACCCGACAAAGTCGAGGGCGGCATGCGCCGCAACCTGGCCGACCACGTCGTCGCGCTCAGTCAAGCCGTCGACACGACGGCCGACGTCACCGGCCAGGACGTCCACCTGGCGGGCTACTCCCAAGGCGGCATGTTCTGCTACCAGGCGGCCGCGTATCGTCATTCGAAGACCATCGCCAGCATCGTGACCTTCGGGTCGCCGGTGGATACCCTGGCTGCTCTGCCGATGGGTGTTCCGCCCAACCTGGCCGCGACGGCCGCCAATTTTATGGCGGACCATGTTTTCAATCGCCTGGCCATCCCGAGCTGGTTGGCGCGCACAGGTTTTCAGCTTCTCGACCCGCTCAAAACGGCCAAGGCCCGTATCGACTTCCTGCGGCAGCTGCACGACCGTGAAGCGTTGCTGCCGCGCGAGCCGCAGCGCAGATTTCTGGAGTCCGAAGGCTGGATCGCGTGGTCCGGGCCGGCGGTTTCGGAGCTGCTCAAGCAGTTCATCGCGCACAACCGGATGATGACCGGTGGTTTCGCGATCAACGGTCAACTGGTCACCCTCACCGATATCACCTGTCCGGTGCTGGCCTTCGTCGGCGAAGTGGATGACATCGGACAGCCCCCGGCCGTACGAGGCATCCGGCGCGCGGCACCCAACGCCGACGTATACGAATACACTTTGCGCGCAGGGCATTTCGGCCTCGTCGTCGGGTCGAAAGCGGCGCAGCAAACCTGGCCGACCGTCGCGGCCTGGGTGCTGTGGATCTCTGGGTCCGGGGACAAGCCGGCCGACATCACGCCGATGGTCGAGCGGCCGGTCGAGCCAACCCAATCTGGCGTCGCGTTGAGGTCCCGGGTTGTGCACGGTGTCGGGGAGGCTTCGGAGATGGCGCTGACACTGGCCCGTGGTGCGGCCGACGCTGTGGTCGCGGCCAACAAGTCGGTGCGCACCCTGGCCGCGGAAACCGTGCGCACACTGCCGAGACTGGCCCGGTTGGGCCAGATCAACGATCACACCCGGATCTCTCTCGGCAGGATCATCGACGAACAAGCTCACGATTCGCCACACGGTGAATTCCTGCTATTCGACGGGCGAGTCCACACCTACGAGGCGGTCAACCGGCGCATCAACAACGTGGTGCGCGGCTTAATCGAAGTCGGGGTGCGGCAGGGCGATCACGTCGGTGTGCTGATGGAAACCCGGCCGAGTGCACTGGTCGCCATCGCCGCACTGTCGCGGCTCGGAGCGGTCGCGGTGCTGATGCAGCCCGACAGTGACCTGGTCGCCGAAGCACGGATCGGTGGTGTCAGCGAGATCATCGCTGACCCGACCAATCTCGACACCGCGCGCCAATTGCCCGGCCACGTGTTGGTCCTGGGTGGCGGCGAATCACGCGACCTGCATCTTCCCGAGGACGCCGACGTCATTGACATGGAAAAGATCGACCCGGACGCGGTCGAGCTTCCCGCGTGGTACCGGCAGAATCCGGGGCTGGCGCGGGATCTGGCGTTCATCGGGTTCACCACCACCGCTAGCGGGGAGTTGGTGGCCAAGCAGATCACCAACTATCGCTGGGCATTGTCCGCGTTCGGGACCGCCTCGACCGCTGCCCTGGGCCAGGGGGACACCGTGTACTGCCTGACCCCGCTGCACCACGAATCCGGTTTGCTGGTCAGTCTGGGGGGCGCGGTGGTGGGCGGCGCCCGTATCGCGCTGTCGCGCGGGCTGCGCCCGGACCGGTTCGTCGCCGAGGTCCGGCAGTACGGGGTCACCGTGGTGTCCTATACCTGGGCGATGTTGCGCGAGGTTGTCGACGACCGGGCATTTGCCTTGCACGGCAACCACCCTGTGCGGCTGTTCATCGGCTCGGGGATGCCAACGGGCTTGTGGCAGCGCGTCATCGACGCCTTCGCCCCCGCCCACGTCGTCGAGTTCTTCGCCACCACCGATGGGCAGGCCGTGCTGGCCAACGTTTCCGGTGCCAAGATCGGCAGCAAAGGCCGCCCGCTGCCGGGCGCCGGGCACGTTGAGCTGGGCGCCTACGACGCCGAGCACGACCTGATCCTGGAAAACGACCGCGGGTTTGTGCAGGTCGCCGACACCGACGAAGTGGGCGTGTTGCTGGCCCAGCCGCGCGGGCCGATCGACCCGAGCGCCTCGGTCAAACGCGGCGTGTTCGCGCCGGCCGATACCTGGATATCGACCGAGTACCTGTTCCGCCGCGACGCAGATGGGGATTACTGGTTGGTGGGTCGGCGCGGCTCGGTTATCCGCACCGCGCGCGGAATCGTCTATTGCGAGCCGATCACCGACGCGCTGGGCTTCATCAACGGGGTCGACCTCGCCGTGACCTACGGCGTGCCGGTGCGGGGCCGACAAGTGGCCGTGTCGGCGGTGACGCTGCGGCCGGGCGCCAGCATCACCGCCGCCGACCTCACCGAGGCCATCGCGAAGATGCCGCCGATCGGCGTCGGACCCGACATCGTGCACGTCGTGCCCGAGATGACGCTGAGCGCCACCTACCGGCCCACCGTCAGCGCGTTGCGGGCCGCCGGGATTCCCAAACCGGGACGCCACGCGTGGTATTTCGACCCGGCCGCCAACCAGTTCCGCCGGTTGACCGCCGCGGCGCGCACCGAGCTGGGCGGCACACACTGA
- a CDS encoding ABC transporter ATP-binding protein, with protein sequence MMSSSSDELLPSRDRIAVDISHLRVIRGKRPALQDFSVQIACGTITGLLGPSGCGKTTLMRCIVGTQIVTAGRVTVLGRPAGSAVLRRRVGYMPQDPTIYNDLRIVDNLRYFASLYGFGSHAADAAIELVGLSDHRSAYCGNLSGGQRTRVSLACALVCQPELLVLDEPTVGLDPVLRADLWGQFHDLARGGTTLLVSSHVMDEADHCGDLLLMREGHLVAHTTPNRLREDTGCTALEEAFLSIIKRTTAQAAGPRAG encoded by the coding sequence ATGATGAGTTCATCAAGTGATGAATTACTACCGAGCCGCGATCGCATCGCCGTCGATATCAGCCATCTGCGCGTGATCCGCGGCAAAAGGCCAGCGCTGCAGGACTTTTCGGTACAGATTGCCTGCGGCACCATCACCGGCCTGCTCGGTCCCTCCGGCTGCGGCAAGACCACCCTGATGCGCTGCATCGTTGGCACCCAGATCGTCACCGCTGGTCGGGTCACGGTCCTGGGCCGGCCAGCCGGGTCGGCGGTGCTGCGCCGACGTGTCGGATACATGCCGCAAGACCCGACCATTTACAACGACCTGCGAATCGTCGACAACCTTCGCTACTTCGCGTCGCTGTACGGGTTCGGCAGCCATGCGGCCGACGCCGCCATCGAGCTGGTGGGGCTCTCCGATCACCGCAGCGCCTATTGCGGAAACCTTTCCGGCGGCCAGCGCACGAGGGTATCGCTGGCCTGCGCGTTGGTCTGCCAGCCCGAGTTGCTCGTGCTGGACGAACCGACGGTGGGTCTAGACCCGGTGCTGCGCGCAGATTTGTGGGGCCAGTTCCATGATTTGGCCCGCGGCGGCACCACACTGCTGGTTTCCAGCCACGTGATGGACGAAGCCGACCACTGCGGTGACCTGCTGCTGATGCGTGAAGGTCACTTGGTTGCGCACACCACGCCGAACCGACTACGAGAGGACACCGGATGCACGGCACTCGAGGAAGCGTTCCTGTCCATCATCAAACGCACCACCGCGCAAGCGGCCGGTCCCAGAGCCGGATAG
- a CDS encoding DNA-3-methyladenine glycosylase, translating to MSAEELAVDPVTAARRLLGATLYGRGVSATIVEVEAYGGVPEGPWPDAAAHSYRGLNGRNAVMFGPPGHLYTYRSHGIHVCANVACGPDGTAAAVLLRSAAIESGIELARSRRGELVRTVALARGPGNLCSALGITMADNGLDLFDPGSPITLKLNDPLDAVCGPRVGISVAADRPWRLWLQGRFEVSAYRRSPRAPAPGASD from the coding sequence GTGAGCGCTGAGGAGCTGGCGGTCGACCCGGTCACCGCGGCGCGCCGGCTACTGGGCGCCACGCTTTATGGACGGGGTGTCAGCGCCACAATCGTCGAGGTGGAGGCCTATGGTGGGGTGCCCGAAGGCCCGTGGCCGGACGCGGCGGCGCACTCCTACCGCGGGCTCAACGGTCGCAATGCGGTGATGTTTGGCCCGCCCGGACACCTCTACACGTACCGAAGCCACGGGATCCATGTCTGCGCCAACGTCGCGTGCGGCCCCGATGGGACAGCCGCAGCCGTCCTGCTCAGGTCCGCGGCGATCGAAAGCGGCATCGAGCTGGCGCGGTCCCGGCGCGGCGAACTCGTCCGCACCGTCGCGCTGGCGCGCGGACCTGGAAACCTATGTTCGGCTCTGGGAATCACCATGGCAGACAACGGGCTTGATCTTTTCGATCCCGGCAGCCCCATCACGTTGAAACTCAACGACCCCCTCGATGCCGTGTGCGGTCCCCGAGTCGGCATCAGCGTGGCCGCCGACCGGCCGTGGCGGCTGTGGCTGCAGGGGCGATTCGAGGTCTCGGCCTACCGCCGCAGCCCGCGAGCGCCCGCGCCCGGGGCCAGCGATTAA
- the tyrS gene encoding tyrosine--tRNA ligase — MGVPILDELAWRGLIAQSTDLDALAAEAARGPLTVYAGFDPTAPSLHAGHLVPLLALRRFQRAGHRPIVLAGGATGLIGDPRDTGERTLNAADTVLEWTERIRGQLEKFVDFDNASTGAIVENNLEWTRDMSAIEFLRDVGKHFSVNVMLDRDVIRRRLDGEGISYTEFSYLLLQANDYVELYRRHHCVLQIGGSDQWGNIIAGVRLVRQKLGVTVHALTVPLVTAADGAKFGKSTGGGNLWLDPEMTTPYAWYQYFINTADADVIRYLRWFTFLSADELADLEEATASRPQERVAQRTLARELTTLVHGEAATEAVEHASRALFGRGELARLDEATLAAALRETPVAELKPGAPDGIVDLLVASGLSPSKGAARRTIAEGGVSVNNTKVDSEEWTPRPADFLHGRWLVLRRGKRNIAGIERVG; from the coding sequence GTGGGCGTACCCATCCTCGACGAGCTGGCCTGGCGCGGGCTGATCGCACAGTCCACCGACCTTGATGCGCTGGCTGCTGAAGCAGCGCGGGGACCGCTCACGGTGTACGCGGGCTTCGACCCCACCGCGCCGAGCCTGCACGCGGGTCACCTGGTGCCGTTACTGGCCCTGCGCCGTTTCCAACGAGCCGGCCATCGCCCCATCGTGTTGGCCGGCGGCGCTACCGGACTCATCGGCGACCCGCGCGACACCGGTGAACGCACCCTCAATGCCGCCGACACCGTCCTGGAATGGACCGAGCGAATCCGCGGACAGCTGGAGAAGTTCGTCGACTTCGACAACGCGTCCACGGGCGCGATCGTCGAGAACAACCTCGAGTGGACGCGCGACATGTCCGCCATCGAGTTCCTGCGCGACGTGGGCAAGCATTTTTCGGTGAACGTGATGCTCGACCGCGACGTCATCCGGCGCCGCCTGGACGGGGAAGGCATCTCCTACACCGAGTTCAGTTACCTGCTGCTGCAAGCCAACGACTACGTCGAGCTGTACCGGCGGCACCACTGCGTGCTGCAGATCGGCGGTTCCGATCAGTGGGGCAACATCATCGCCGGGGTGCGCTTGGTGCGCCAAAAGCTGGGTGTGACCGTGCATGCGCTGACGGTGCCGCTGGTCACCGCGGCCGACGGCGCCAAGTTCGGCAAATCCACCGGCGGCGGCAATCTGTGGCTGGACCCCGAGATGACCACCCCGTACGCGTGGTACCAGTACTTCATCAATACCGCCGACGCCGACGTCATCCGGTACCTGCGCTGGTTCACGTTCCTGTCCGCCGACGAACTCGCCGACCTCGAGGAGGCGACGGCGTCGCGCCCGCAGGAGCGGGTCGCGCAGCGCACGCTTGCCCGAGAACTCACCACGCTGGTACACGGCGAGGCGGCCACCGAGGCCGTCGAGCACGCCAGCCGGGCCCTGTTCGGCCGCGGGGAACTGGCGCGGCTAGACGAAGCGACGCTGGCGGCGGCGCTGCGGGAAACCCCGGTTGCCGAGCTGAAGCCGGGCGCCCCCGACGGGATCGTCGATCTGCTGGTGGCCAGCGGTCTGTCGCCCAGCAAGGGCGCCGCGCGGCGAACGATCGCCGAAGGCGGCGTCTCGGTCAACAACACCAAGGTCGACAGCGAGGAGTGGACGCCGCGGCCAGCGGACTTCTTGCACGGCCGGTGGCTGGTGTTGCGGCGGGGCAAGCGAAATATCGCCGGCATCGAACGCGTCGGGTGA